The following coding sequences are from one Desulfosporosinus orientis DSM 765 window:
- a CDS encoding ABC transporter substrate-binding protein — translation MRRKLGVLLSLLSLVMFLTAGCGGSKDAATQPDAATGPKQLIVALDPDYETFDPGLAYEAYGLLVLHPVYDTLMQFEDTLDNPVYGIAESLEVSSDGLSYTFKLRKGIKFASGNPLSSADVKWSVERSMNLKGNGAFLTDGIAAIETPDADTVVFKLKDPDASFLTKLTYNAFGVVDRKLAMENGATNAADASTTDKAKLWFDTHSAGSGPYVIESYTPKVEVVLARNDHYWGEAPYYDKIILKSISDPGTQVMMLEKGDIDIAFNLGPEHVKQLADKSGITIKKAQSMTLTFLLMNRDPNIGGPIANPDVQKAIRLALDYQGIQTIAGEGSITPVAPFQEGFLGTLPPRDPKTAQDLDKAKELMKKAGYEKGFKTTLEVATLAVEGMDLPTLAQKIQNDLLQIGIETEIKTSDIMVALDPYRKGTQALSLWYWGPDYPDPNTQLAFLPGNSVGLRANWTAAMNPALAELGKKAAVEVDKETRIKDLQEIQKMMDEDSAFDVLLQHARHYATRDNIQGAEYIDPYKINLVKVSAK, via the coding sequence ATGAGAAGAAAACTTGGAGTGTTGCTGTCCCTGCTGTCCTTGGTTATGTTTTTGACAGCAGGCTGCGGCGGCAGTAAAGATGCTGCTACCCAGCCTGATGCAGCCACCGGCCCGAAACAGTTGATTGTGGCTTTGGACCCAGATTATGAAACTTTCGATCCCGGACTGGCTTACGAGGCTTATGGTTTGTTGGTTCTGCACCCAGTCTATGATACCTTAATGCAGTTTGAGGATACTTTAGATAATCCTGTTTACGGCATTGCGGAAAGCCTTGAAGTTAGCAGTGATGGTTTAAGTTATACCTTTAAACTGAGGAAGGGGATCAAATTTGCCAGCGGCAACCCTTTAAGCTCGGCAGACGTTAAATGGAGTGTGGAAAGATCCATGAATTTAAAAGGCAATGGGGCCTTTTTGACAGATGGTATCGCAGCTATTGAAACACCTGATGCAGATACCGTTGTGTTTAAACTTAAAGATCCTGACGCTTCTTTCCTGACGAAATTAACCTATAATGCCTTTGGAGTGGTTGACAGGAAATTGGCTATGGAAAATGGTGCAACTAATGCCGCGGACGCCAGTACCACAGATAAAGCAAAATTGTGGTTTGACACTCATTCAGCCGGCTCCGGTCCCTACGTCATTGAATCCTATACTCCTAAAGTGGAAGTTGTCCTGGCTCGTAATGATCATTATTGGGGTGAAGCACCTTACTACGATAAAATCATTTTGAAATCCATTTCCGATCCGGGAACCCAAGTCATGATGCTGGAAAAAGGGGATATCGATATAGCCTTTAACTTAGGTCCTGAACATGTCAAACAGCTTGCTGATAAATCCGGCATTACCATTAAGAAGGCCCAATCCATGACCTTGACCTTCCTGCTGATGAATCGTGATCCTAACATTGGCGGCCCCATAGCCAATCCGGATGTCCAAAAAGCCATTCGCCTGGCTTTAGACTATCAAGGAATACAAACCATTGCCGGAGAAGGTTCGATTACTCCCGTGGCACCCTTTCAAGAAGGATTTTTAGGGACCTTGCCTCCCAGAGATCCCAAAACAGCCCAGGATCTTGACAAAGCCAAAGAGTTAATGAAAAAAGCAGGCTATGAAAAAGGCTTTAAAACAACCCTTGAAGTGGCAACCTTAGCCGTAGAGGGCATGGATTTGCCCACTTTAGCACAAAAAATTCAAAACGATTTGCTCCAAATCGGGATTGAAACAGAAATAAAGACCTCAGACATTATGGTAGCCCTGGATCCCTACCGCAAAGGCACTCAGGCTTTGTCCCTTTGGTATTGGGGACCGGACTATCCGGATCCCAACACCCAGTTAGCCTTCTTACCTGGGAACTCAGTAGGGCTTCGGGCCAATTGGACGGCAGCAATGAATCCTGCCTTAGCTGAGTTAGGGAAAAAGGCAGCCGTTGAAGTTGATAAGGAAACCCGGATTAAGGATCTCCAAGAGATTCAAAAAATGATGGATGAGGACAGTGCCTTTGATGTTTTGCTTCAGCATGCACGTCATTATGCTACAAGAGATAACATTCAAGGAGCTGAGTATATTGATCCTTACAAAATTAATTTAGTTAAAGTATCAGCAAAATAA
- a CDS encoding ABC transporter ATP-binding protein yields METSVLAEVKHLKMYFQTEGSFSFRKKYIKAVDDVSFKLFEGETFGLVGESGCGKSTLGRTLLGLYQPNEGKVIFEGEDIFSLKSKRMKELRKKMQLIFQDPSASLNPRKTIADILNEPFHIHNVGSKEERQKKIKELLERVGLSAYYLSRYPHEMSGGQKQRVGIARALALNPKLIVCDEAVSALDVSIQAQVINLLEDLQQEYGFTYLFISHNLSVVHHICNRVGVMYLGKLVEIGNHEDIYYKTLHPYAKALISAIPHTDPDMQRERILLTGDVPSPADPPMGCRFHTRCPQAIGLCSQAEPALKEVYSGHLVACHRAYHP; encoded by the coding sequence ATGGAAACCAGTGTTCTGGCTGAGGTGAAGCATCTGAAAATGTATTTTCAGACAGAAGGGAGCTTTTCCTTCAGGAAAAAATACATTAAAGCCGTTGATGATGTTTCCTTTAAGCTGTTTGAAGGAGAAACCTTTGGTTTAGTGGGGGAGTCTGGCTGTGGCAAAAGTACCCTGGGGCGGACGCTGCTGGGGCTTTACCAGCCTAATGAGGGAAAGGTGATTTTTGAGGGAGAAGATATCTTTTCTTTAAAGTCCAAAAGGATGAAAGAACTGCGTAAAAAAATGCAGCTTATCTTTCAAGATCCCAGCGCTTCCTTAAATCCGCGTAAGACTATTGCTGATATTTTAAATGAACCTTTTCACATACATAATGTCGGATCTAAGGAAGAACGCCAGAAGAAAATCAAAGAACTTTTGGAAAGAGTGGGCCTTTCAGCCTATTATCTCAGTCGTTACCCTCATGAGATGTCCGGGGGGCAGAAGCAGAGGGTAGGAATTGCCCGTGCTTTAGCCTTAAATCCCAAACTCATTGTCTGTGATGAAGCGGTTTCCGCTCTGGATGTTTCTATTCAGGCTCAGGTTATAAATTTGTTGGAAGACCTCCAGCAAGAGTATGGATTTACCTATTTATTTATCTCTCACAATTTAAGTGTTGTGCACCATATCTGTAACCGGGTGGGGGTTATGTACCTGGGAAAACTTGTGGAAATCGGCAATCATGAGGATATTTATTATAAAACTCTCCATCCCTATGCTAAAGCCTTGATATCAGCGATCCCCCATACCGACCCGGATATGCAGAGGGAACGAATTTTGCTGACAGGAGATGTTCCCAGTCCGGCTGATCCCCCGATGGGGTGCCGTTTTCATACCAGGTGTCCTCAAGCCATTGGTTTATGCAGTCAAGCGGAGCCGGCACTGAAGGAGGTGTACTCTGGTCATTTAGTTGCTTGTCACCGAGCGTATCACCCTTAG